A window of the Xenopus laevis strain J_2021 chromosome 9_10L, Xenopus_laevis_v10.1, whole genome shotgun sequence genome harbors these coding sequences:
- the LOC108701934 gene encoding olfactory receptor-like protein COR4, translating to MENNTIVFMLNLAGLSDIPSLPLFLVFLLVYLFTLIENLLILILIFTDFHLQTPMYFFLGTLACLDMCYSSVTTPRMLFDLLKEKRTISVQACITQMFFFIFFCVSEVYVLALMSYDRYIAICRPLHYMQIMSWKVCVQLVSSVLVFGVIYTLVHTIVLSKLTFCSSSVLQSFFCDLPQLLQISCSDTFINILLVFILGILFGLGILAVTFYPYITIIITVLKIPSKDMKLKAFSTCSSHLTVVFLFYSSSCFNYFRSKEKDQFNNDKVASVFYAILNPFLNPLIYSLRNRELKMSLKRIIASSIWFPVCCAGIFM from the exons ATGGAAAACAATACAATTGTGTTTATGTTGAATTTAGCTGGGTTGTCTGATATTCCAAGTCTTCCTTTGTTCTTGGTGTTTCTCCTGGTCTACCTTTTCACTTTGATTGAGAACCTTCTTATTCTTATCCTGATCTTCACTGATTTCCATCTCCAaacccccatgtacttcttccttGGAACCCTGGCATGTCTGGATATGTGTTACTCTTCAGTCACCACTCCCAGAATGCTTTTcgatttattgaaagaaaaaaggaCCATTTCTGTGCAAGCTTGTATAACTCAGAtgttcttcttcatcttcttttgTGTGTCAGAGGTGTATGTTCTTGCActaatgtcctatgacagatatatTGCTATTTGCCGCCCTCTTCACTACATGCAGATAATGAGCTGGAAAGTTTGTGTTCAACTTGTATCAAGTGTTTTAGTTTTTGGTGTGATATATACCTTGGTGCACACTATTGTTTTATCCAAACTGACCTTTTGCAGCTCAAGTGTCCTGCAAAGTTTCTTTTGTGACCTTCCCCAGTTGCTTCAGATTTCATGTAGTGACACATTCATTAATATATTGCTTGTATTTATCCTTGGGATATTATTTGGACTAGGAATTTTAGCAGTGACCTTTTACCCATACATCACTATAATCATAACTgttttgaaaatcccatcaaaAGACATGAAACTGAAAGCTTTCTCCACCTGCTCCTCTCATCTAACTGTGGTCTTCTTATTTTATAGTTCTTCTTGCTTCAACTACTTTCGGTCAAAGGAAAAGGATCAATTCAATAATGATAAAGTGGCTTCTGTATTTTATGCAATATTAAACCCCTTTCTAAACCCTCTGATCTACAGTCTAAGGAACCGGGAACTCAAAATGTCCTTGAAAAGA ATCATTGCCAGTTCAATTTGGTTCCCTGTGTGTTGTGCTGGAATCTTCATGTGA
- the LOC108701935 gene encoding olfactory receptor 1G1, with protein sequence MSTTFTCICEANTDCAHSVGETARTYLPLYVATYKGRMENLTVVSEFTLQGLSFLPELQHQLFSVFFLMYLMTLIGNVLILVLIITDNHLHTPMYFFLGHLACVDICYSQVTGPRMLLDFYSKKKIISYRSCLTQAIFFMVFGSYECFLLAVMSYDRYVAVCQALQYIQIMSWKTCTQLIIVVWFLGSSYSLVHMLFMLRLIFCGQSTIYNFFCDVPQLLALSCTDTFPNMLLLFVLGGFLALIAFLCTFLPYVYIFHTVQRMETKNTKLKVFSTCTSHLTVVCIFYGTLCFAYFHLNS encoded by the exons ATGAGTACTACCTTCACATGTATATGTGAAGCTAACACGGACTGCGCCCATTCGGTAGGGGAGACGGCTCGTACATACCTCCCTTTGTATGTCGCGACATACAAAGGGAG GATGGAAAATCTAACAGTTGTATCAGAATTCACACTGCAAGGACTCTCTTTCCTTCCAGAGCTTCAGCACCAACTCTTCTCtgtatttttccttatgtatctgATGACCCTGATTGGGAATGTGCTGATCCTGGTCCTCATCATTACTGATAACCATCTTCACACTCCAATGTACTTTTTTCTTGGACATTTGGCCTGTGTGGACATCTGCTATTCTCAAGTCACAGGTCCACGAATGCTCTTGGACTTCTACTCTAAGAAGAAAATTATATCCTACCGATCTTGCTTGACTCAAGCGATCTTCTTCATGGTATTTGGTAGTTATGAGTGTTTTCTTCTGGCTGTGATGTCATATGACAGATATGTTGCAGTTTGTCAGGCTTTGCAATATATACAAATTATGAGTTGGAAAACATGTACCCAGCTCATTATTGTGGTATGGTTTTTAGGATCAAGCTACTCTTTAGTGCACATGCTTTTCATGCTGAGATTGATTTTTTGTGGCCAAAGTACCATCTACAATTTCTTTTGTGATGTTCCACAATTGTTGGCTCTTTCATGTACAGATACATTCCCCAACATGCTCCTACTATTTGTGTTGGGAGGTTTCTTAGCACTAATTGCTTTCCTTTGTACGTTCTtgccatatgtttatattttccaCACAGTCCAGAGGATGGagacaaaaaacacaaaactcaaagttttctcaacctgcacatcCCACCTCACAgtggtttgtattttttatggaaCTCTGTGCTTTGCGTACTTTCACTTAAACTCATGA